A genome region from Prionailurus bengalensis isolate Pbe53 chromosome B4, Fcat_Pben_1.1_paternal_pri, whole genome shotgun sequence includes the following:
- the LOC122472843 gene encoding uncharacterized protein LOC122472843 isoform X1, with the protein MSHTDTTLLAKGRGRAPAPHTEPGCSALHGLGPGARGRLKMVFGLCCQRERLYKSLYIVQVFVLAGVVYYYFQESVGKPVPDHEIAGESSQPVGETLRPVWGLMDKCYPATTQRRRVRSGKKQASEAMTPEATGGLNDAAKEDPDILAQREGEGRAPEAEAARSIPARRETAEEEEVAGIPDWEENKKVRKEIAIYPSEASEVASEEERPGAWVPQLLRRLWLGWFPAPDTQKTQNHE; encoded by the exons ATGTCACACACAGACACCACTCTCCTTGCAAAAGGGAGGGGCCGCGCCCCAGCCCCCCACACTGAGCCGGGCTGCAGTGCCCTTCACGGGCTCGGTCCTGGAGccagagggag ACTGAAAATGGTGTTTGGACTATGCtgccagagagagag GCTCTACAAGTCCCTGTACATAGTACAGGTCTTCGTTCTTGCAG GAGTGGTGTACTACTATTTTCAGGAGTCTGTGGGGAAGCCAgtcccggaccatgagatcgcTGGGGAATCCTCACAG CCCGTAGGGGAGACCTTAAGGCCAGTGTGGGGGCTGATGGATAAGTGCTACCCTGCGACCACTCAG AGACGCAGAGTCAGGAGTGGGAAGAAGCAAGCCTCCGAG GCCATGACCCCCGAGGCAACTGGAGGACTGAATGATGCTGCGAAGGAGGATCCTGACATCTTGGCTCAgcgtgagggggaggggagggccccaGAGGCGGAAGCAGCCCGCTCCATTCCCGCCAGGAGGGAGACggctgaggaggaagaggtggcAGGGATCCCAGACTGGGAG gaaaataaaaaggtcCGTAAGGAGATCGCAATATACCCTTCTG AGGCTTCTGAGGTGGCGAGTGAGGAGGAAAGGCCCGGGGCCTGGGTCCCCCAGCTCCTGAGGAGGCTCTGGCTGGGCTGGTTCCCAGCCCCTGACACCCAGAAGACACAGAACCACGAATGA
- the LOC122472843 gene encoding uncharacterized protein LOC122472843 isoform X2 has translation MVFGLCCQRERLYKSLYIVQVFVLAGVVYYYFQESVGKPVPDHEIAGESSQPVGETLRPVWGLMDKCYPATTQRRRVRSGKKQASEAMTPEATGGLNDAAKEDPDILAQREGEGRAPEAEAARSIPARRETAEEEEVAGIPDWEENKKVRKEIAIYPSEASEVASEEERPGAWVPQLLRRLWLGWFPAPDTQKTQNHE, from the exons ATGGTGTTTGGACTATGCtgccagagagagag GCTCTACAAGTCCCTGTACATAGTACAGGTCTTCGTTCTTGCAG GAGTGGTGTACTACTATTTTCAGGAGTCTGTGGGGAAGCCAgtcccggaccatgagatcgcTGGGGAATCCTCACAG CCCGTAGGGGAGACCTTAAGGCCAGTGTGGGGGCTGATGGATAAGTGCTACCCTGCGACCACTCAG AGACGCAGAGTCAGGAGTGGGAAGAAGCAAGCCTCCGAG GCCATGACCCCCGAGGCAACTGGAGGACTGAATGATGCTGCGAAGGAGGATCCTGACATCTTGGCTCAgcgtgagggggaggggagggccccaGAGGCGGAAGCAGCCCGCTCCATTCCCGCCAGGAGGGAGACggctgaggaggaagaggtggcAGGGATCCCAGACTGGGAG gaaaataaaaaggtcCGTAAGGAGATCGCAATATACCCTTCTG AGGCTTCTGAGGTGGCGAGTGAGGAGGAAAGGCCCGGGGCCTGGGTCCCCCAGCTCCTGAGGAGGCTCTGGCTGGGCTGGTTCCCAGCCCCTGACACCCAGAAGACACAGAACCACGAATGA